One genomic region from Rhabdothermincola sediminis encodes:
- a CDS encoding acyltransferase family protein: MALDLRPGALPTLPANAVPADPAAIEVRPDPAGGRARTLPHRPALDGLRGIAVATVVVYHLEPGLLPGGFLGVSLFFTLSGFLITNLLLAEWRRRGRIDLRAFWARRFRRLLPAALLTLLLVLAVCAGSNDPHLLSNLRGDVLGALAYVANWRFILNGDPYGAGFQEPSPVLHFWSLAIEEQFYVVVAIVAFVLARNARRARAWALTFGAAALGSMLATWWLSRSGDTARVYFGSDTRAFELLAGVLLAIGAGFAVPAFLRGRWWRHALGPAALAALAGAMLLGGVEQRWLYRGGFWVVAALSVALIVAALDDGPLARLLAWRPLAALGLISYGVYLFHWPLFAWLTPERVGVDGWALAGIRVGATLTIAVGSYLLVEQPIRQGRLPAVRHRPLIAGALVATVAVLLAGTTLLDGAAGRRAVATSNPGLQLNTSLAAGEQADGTPAAALDGPADPPPPLERVLILGDSLLHQSYPSIRDRLAGLGIDSMAIGGPGQHLMKNDGAWQAELDRAIDAYEPDLVVLESCCGWGSPWQRELYLAPDGRVIEPDTPESWAEWDRLARVLTARARHGGRPVAWVLAPPAQTNGYYGPIEARIDVANDLYRRIARCDPGVGLIDWRVMSGPDGRFVWDLPAADGSLVRIRTEDGLHLTPAGQAAVADLTRDGVSGLWQRTRGRIPPAAPPACS, from the coding sequence GTGGCTCTGGACCTGCGTCCCGGCGCCCTGCCCACCCTGCCCGCGAACGCTGTGCCCGCCGACCCCGCAGCCATCGAGGTTCGCCCCGATCCGGCCGGAGGCAGGGCCCGTACCCTGCCCCACCGGCCCGCACTCGACGGTCTGCGCGGCATCGCGGTCGCCACGGTGGTCGTCTACCACCTCGAGCCCGGGTTGCTACCAGGGGGGTTTCTCGGGGTCTCGCTGTTCTTCACCCTGTCCGGCTTCCTGATCACCAACCTGCTCCTCGCCGAGTGGCGCCGGCGGGGCCGCATCGATCTCCGCGCCTTCTGGGCTCGCCGCTTCCGGCGCCTGCTCCCGGCCGCGTTGCTCACCCTGCTGCTCGTCCTGGCGGTCTGCGCGGGGAGCAACGATCCGCACCTGCTCAGCAACCTCCGAGGTGACGTCCTCGGCGCGCTGGCGTACGTGGCGAACTGGCGGTTCATCCTCAACGGGGATCCCTACGGCGCTGGGTTCCAAGAGCCGTCGCCGGTCCTGCACTTCTGGTCCCTCGCCATCGAAGAGCAGTTCTACGTGGTGGTCGCGATCGTGGCGTTCGTCCTGGCCAGGAACGCTCGACGGGCCCGCGCCTGGGCACTCACGTTCGGGGCCGCCGCGCTGGGCTCGATGCTCGCCACCTGGTGGCTCTCGCGAAGCGGCGACACCGCCCGCGTGTACTTCGGTAGCGACACCCGGGCCTTCGAGCTGCTCGCCGGCGTGCTGCTCGCGATCGGCGCCGGCTTCGCGGTGCCCGCGTTCCTCCGTGGGCGGTGGTGGCGGCACGCGCTCGGTCCCGCCGCGCTCGCCGCGCTGGCCGGGGCGATGCTGCTCGGCGGTGTCGAGCAACGCTGGCTCTACCGCGGGGGCTTCTGGGTGGTCGCTGCTCTCTCGGTGGCCCTGATCGTCGCCGCACTCGACGACGGCCCACTGGCCAGGCTGCTGGCGTGGCGCCCACTCGCCGCCCTGGGCCTCATCAGCTACGGCGTCTACCTGTTCCACTGGCCGCTGTTCGCCTGGCTCACCCCCGAGCGCGTGGGCGTCGACGGGTGGGCGCTGGCCGGGATCCGAGTCGGCGCCACGCTGACGATCGCCGTCGGTTCCTACCTGCTGGTCGAACAGCCGATCCGGCAGGGACGCCTCCCTGCCGTCCGCCACCGCCCCCTGATCGCGGGGGCGCTGGTCGCCACGGTCGCGGTCCTCCTCGCGGGCACCACCCTGCTCGACGGTGCGGCCGGCCGCCGGGCCGTCGCCACCTCCAACCCCGGCTTGCAGCTCAACACGTCTCTGGCAGCAGGCGAGCAGGCCGACGGTACGCCAGCGGCCGCGCTCGACGGTCCCGCCGACCCGCCGCCGCCGCTGGAGCGAGTCCTCATCCTCGGCGATTCACTGCTCCACCAGAGCTACCCGAGCATCCGCGACCGGCTCGCCGGCCTGGGGATCGACAGCATGGCCATCGGTGGCCCGGGGCAGCACCTCATGAAGAACGACGGCGCCTGGCAGGCAGAGCTCGACCGGGCGATCGACGCCTACGAGCCCGACCTCGTGGTGCTCGAATCGTGCTGCGGTTGGGGATCACCGTGGCAGCGTGAGCTGTACCTCGCGCCGGACGGCCGGGTCATCGAGCCCGACACCCCCGAGTCCTGGGCCGAGTGGGACCGCCTGGCGCGCGTGCTCACCGCCCGCGCTCGCCACGGCGGTCGTCCGGTGGCCTGGGTGCTCGCCCCTCCCGCGCAGACGAACGGCTACTACGGGCCGATCGAGGCCCGCATCGACGTGGCGAACGATCTCTACCGCCGCATCGCCCGTTGCGATCCCGGTGTCGGGCTGATCGACTGGCGGGTCATGTCCGGCCCCGATGGCCGCTTCGTGTGGGACCTTCCGGCGGCGGACGGCTCCCTCGTACGCATCCGCACCGAGGACGGCCTGCACCTCACCCCGGCGGGGCAGGCCGCCGTAGCCGACCTCACCCGCGACGGAGTGTCCGGCCTCTGGCAGCGCACCCGCGGCCGGATCCCCCCAGCTGCGCCGCCGGCGTGCTCCTGA
- a CDS encoding alpha/beta fold hydrolase yields MNRSAPVVLVHGFATSAARTWRDNGWIDLLQDAGREVVAPDLLGHGSAPRPQDPAAYDALESTLAAALPPGPLDAVGFSLGARVLLSIASEEPERFQRLVLAGVGANLFRDDDTEVIAAAIEGREHPANPIAQYFRGLAEAPDTDPAALVAYLRRPGHRPLTDDGLARIACPVLVVLGDRDFAGPAEPLLDRLPNATFVSLPGVDHFATPKSFSFIDATLDFLDAHPG; encoded by the coding sequence GTGAACCGCTCCGCCCCGGTCGTCCTGGTCCACGGGTTCGCCACCTCCGCGGCGCGGACCTGGCGCGACAACGGGTGGATCGACCTGCTGCAGGACGCCGGGCGGGAGGTCGTCGCGCCCGACCTGCTCGGCCATGGTTCGGCTCCTCGGCCCCAGGATCCCGCGGCCTACGACGCGCTCGAATCGACCCTTGCCGCTGCACTGCCGCCCGGGCCCCTCGATGCCGTCGGATTCTCACTCGGTGCCCGGGTCCTGCTCTCCATCGCGTCCGAGGAGCCCGAGCGCTTCCAACGGCTGGTGTTGGCCGGGGTGGGCGCCAACCTGTTCCGCGACGACGATACCGAGGTGATCGCAGCCGCGATCGAGGGACGCGAGCACCCGGCCAACCCGATCGCGCAGTACTTCCGCGGGCTCGCCGAAGCGCCCGACACCGACCCCGCCGCGCTGGTGGCCTACCTCCGCCGTCCGGGTCACCGTCCCCTCACCGATGACGGGCTGGCGCGCATCGCCTGCCCGGTGCTGGTGGTGCTCGGCGACCGGGACTTCGCTGGACCGGCGGAGCCGTTGCTCGACCGCCTCCCGAACGCGACGTTCGTGTCCCTGCCCGGGGTCGACCACTTCGCCACCCCGAAGAGCTTCTCGTTCATCGATGCCACCCTGGACTTCCTCGACGCCCACCCGGGCTGA